Proteins from a genomic interval of Mesobacillus sp. S13:
- a CDS encoding response regulator, with protein MSIRILIADDHHVVRRGLVFFLKTQKDLEIIGEAENGRKAVEMAKELKPDIILMDLAMPEMDGIEATKVIKAEDPSIKIMILTSFSDQDHVIPALEAGASGFQLKDIQPDELVSSIKKMVNGESQLHPKATSHLLANLSHSSNPTKKLLDELTKRELDVLKEIAKGKSNKEIAASLYITEKTVKTHVSNLLAKLELADRTQAALFAVKNGLVK; from the coding sequence ATGAGTATACGCATATTAATCGCAGACGATCATCATGTTGTCCGAAGAGGCCTCGTATTTTTTCTTAAAACCCAAAAAGACCTTGAAATTATCGGAGAAGCCGAAAACGGAAGAAAAGCGGTTGAAATGGCAAAAGAGCTAAAGCCTGATATTATCTTGATGGACTTAGCTATGCCTGAAATGGATGGAATTGAAGCGACGAAGGTGATTAAAGCAGAAGATCCAAGCATTAAAATCATGATTCTTACCAGTTTCTCCGACCAGGACCATGTCATCCCCGCTCTAGAAGCAGGTGCCTCCGGATTTCAATTGAAGGATATCCAGCCTGATGAGCTCGTCTCATCCATCAAGAAAATGGTCAATGGAGAGAGCCAGCTCCACCCGAAAGCCACATCCCATTTACTAGCCAATCTATCACACAGCAGCAATCCGACAAAAAAGTTACTAGATGAATTAACGAAAAGAGAACTGGATGTCTTAAAAGAAATCGCGAAAGGAAAGAGCAATAAAGAGATTGCCGCCTCCTTATATATTACCGAAAAAACGGTAAAGACCCATGTGTCTAACTTGCTGGCGAAACTCGAGCTAGCAGATCGAACGCAGGCTGCCCTTTTTGCCGTAAAAAACGGATTGGTCAAATAA
- the rpsI gene encoding 30S ribosomal protein S9 — translation MAQVQYIGTGRRKSSVARVRLVPGTGKITINDREIEDYIPFAALREVVKQPLVATETVGSYDIHVNVNGGGYTGQAGAIRHGISRALLQADPEFRPTLKRAGLLTRDARMKERKKYGLKGARRAPQFSKR, via the coding sequence TTGGCACAGGTTCAATATATCGGTACCGGTCGTCGTAAGAGCTCCGTTGCGCGAGTTCGTTTAGTACCAGGCACTGGAAAAATTACAATCAACGATCGTGAAATTGAAGATTATATCCCATTCGCAGCTCTACGTGAAGTAGTTAAGCAACCACTTGTTGCTACTGAAACTGTAGGAAGCTACGATATCCACGTTAACGTAAATGGCGGTGGATACACTGGCCAGGCTGGCGCAATCCGTCACGGTATCTCTCGTGCATTGCTTCAAGCTGACCCAGAATTCCGTCCAACACTTAAGCGTGCTGGACTACTGACTCGTGACGCTCGTATGAAAGAACGTAAGAAATACGGTCTTAAAGGCGCTCGTCGTGCACCTCAGTTCTCAAAGCGTTAA
- the rplM gene encoding 50S ribosomal protein L13 — translation MRTTFMANANNIERKWYVVDAAGKTLGRLSTEVAAILRGKHKPTFTPHVDTGDHVIIINASQIELTGKKLTDKIYYRHTMHPGGLKQRTALEMRTNYAEKMLELAIKGMLPKNSLGRQMFKKLHVYAGNEHPHQAQQPEVYELRG, via the coding sequence ATGCGTACAACGTTTATGGCAAATGCCAACAATATCGAGCGTAAATGGTACGTAGTTGACGCTGCAGGCAAGACTCTTGGTCGCCTTTCAACTGAAGTTGCAGCTATTCTACGTGGTAAACATAAACCAACTTTCACACCACATGTTGACACTGGTGATCACGTAATCATCATCAACGCTTCTCAGATCGAACTTACTGGTAAGAAATTGACTGACAAAATCTACTACCGCCACACAATGCACCCAGGTGGATTGAAGCAAAGAACAGCTCTTGAAATGCGTACAAACTACGCTGAAAAGATGCTTGAACTTGCAATCAAAGGCATGCTTCCAAAGAACTCTCTTGGACGCCAAATGTTTAAAAAGCTTCATGTATATGCTGGTAATGAGCATCCACATCAAGCACAACAACCTGAAGTTTACGAACTTCGCGGATAA